A stretch of Schistocerca cancellata isolate TAMUIC-IGC-003103 chromosome 3, iqSchCanc2.1, whole genome shotgun sequence DNA encodes these proteins:
- the LOC126174756 gene encoding uncharacterized protein LOC126174756 produces MPKKQNYEIPPWERSNWEFMHEGQKRYAYEQWLMSRVRRGLPIDHDRPSTSGSASGTSSVDEHHDDEEVSHSEEDEDEEAPEEIQQHSEPQRLVPYSDSDEGMSSPMQVDSGKRQAAAGQSGGSKKKKTLTGTAAPSANVLGDSPNTRVDPLPAPSILDTGNITRYRKVHRFFTYGLAYKVIEHEKAVCMITPLAEIPVDRPFLYMTPSEFDLLPDGSRIVHCSVKVIARNPRIAFPTNSSDTELATLNQNKNMITSVGINLKIPGINVKPTAFTANAPMETTAIDHKRKFDPIWKSWYGYRNDEADFLTKVPAHQFGQPVNLKYYYACVSSSKDKGLHNWGWKCVQSCVSEVDADARTGSVIVDYTYTPTLGFLKIPKVANVDIFPITTTSQNVIQRYNINADKHCNPFMSCDSFSLTPFEPARMEEQLVGAVTPVTNAEVSGYNNLIEKADIASVGYNIRLHDTNVQPSLHVGINPTYALSTSSLNSDVTKYTDTQMLFEVIAECSVYADGLETHYPRATVSNVQVSDMIYMSNVKRNEESSVYKGQYEIKQV; encoded by the exons ATGCCGAAAAAACAG AATTATGAAATTCCACCGTGGGAACGGTCTAATTGGGAGTTTATGCATGAAGGCCAGAAACGGTATGCCTATGAACAATGGCTAATGTCTCGTGTTCGTCGTGGTTTGCCTATAGATCACGACCGCCCATCAACATCTGGTTCAGCCTCTGGAACAAGTTCTGTAGACGAACATCACGACGACGAAGAAGTATCACATAGcgaagaagacgaagacgaagaagcACCAGAAGAAATACAACAACATTCTGAACCACAACGTTTAGTACCATACTCTGACAGTGACGAAGGTATGAGTTCGCCAATGCAGGTAGATTCAGGTAAACGACAGGCTGCAGCAGGTCAATCTGGTGGATCTAAGAAGAAAAAAACGTTGACAGGCACCGCAGCACCATCTGCTAATGTACTGGGTGATTCTCCTAATACTCGTGTTGATCCATTACCTGCTCCTTCTATATTAGATACTGGTAACATTACAAGATATCGCAAAGTTCATAGATTTTTCACATACGGTTTAGCATACAAAGTGATTGAACATGAAAAAGCAGTATGTATGATTACTCCTTTAGCAGAAATTCCCGTTGATCGGCCATTTCTGTATATGACGCCTTCTGAATTCGATTTATTGCCTGATGGTAGTAGAATTGTTCATTGTTCTGTAAAAGTGATTGCACGTAATCCTAGAATTGCTTTTCCGACTAATTCAAGTGATACAGAACTTgcaacattaaatcaaaataagaatatgattACAAGTGTAGGTATTAATTTGAAAATACCTGGTATTAATGTGAAGCCTACAGCATTTACTGCAAATGCACCTATGGAAACAACTGCTATAGATCATAAACGAAAGTTTGATCCCATTTGGAAGTCATGGTACGGTTATAGAAATGATGAAGCAGACTTCCTTACTAAAGTACCTGCACATCAATTTGGACAACcagttaatttaaaatattattatgcTTGTGTTTCTAGCTCAAAAGATAAGGGTTTACATAATTGGGGTTGGAAATGCGTACAGTCTTGTGTTTCTGAAGTAGATGCAGATGCACGAACAGGAAGTGTTATTGTTGACTATACGTATACTCCAACATTAGGTTTTCTGAAAATTCCAAAAGTGGctaatgttgatatttttcctaTTACAACTACTTCTCAAAATGTAATTCAAAGGTATAATATTAATGCCGATAAGCACTGTAATCCCTTTATGTCATGTGATAGTTTTTCTTTAACCCCCTTTGAACCAGCGAGAATGGAAGAACAATTAGTGGGAGCTGTTACTCCCGTCACAAATGCAGAAGTATCAggatataataatttaatagaaaaagcTGATATTGCTTCTGTGGGATATAATATTAGACTTCACGATACAAATGTTCAACCTAGCCTACATGTAGGCATTAATCCTACATATGCTTTAAGCACAAGCAGTTTAAATAGTGACGTTACAAAATATACTGATACTCAGATGttgtttgaagttattgcagaatgTTCAGTTTATGCAGATGGTCTAGAGACACATTATCCTAGAGCAACTGTATCAAATGTTCAAGTATCTGATATGATTTATATGTCTAATGTAAAAAGGAATGAGGAATCATCTGTTTATAAAGGTCAATACGAAATTAAACAAGTGTAA